The Halobacillus ihumii genomic sequence GTAAAATATTTTGGTAACTGTAGAAATTATTTAATTTATCTATATATTCAAAAAATAGATTGAATCGAAAGGAGTCCTCCCTTTATGGCTATTCAAGGAGAACTTAAAAATCCTGAGACACAAGTGGCGGAAAAATACGTAGAAAAAGTACTGGAAAAGGTTAAGCAGCGCAGCCCGCATGAACCGGAATTTCATCAAGCAGCGGAAGAAGCGCTCCACTCATTAGTTCCAGTTTTAGCTAAGAAACCCGAATATATGGAACACGGCATCCTCGAAAGATTAGTTGAACCCGAACGAGTAATCAGCTTTCAGGTACCATGGACAGATGATCACGGAAAAGTACAAGTGAACCGCGGATTCCGCGTTCAATTCAATAGCGCCATCGGTCCTTATAAAGGGGGAATTCGTTTTCATCCGTCTGTTAATTCCAGTATTGTAAAATTCCTTGGCTTCGAACAAATTTTCAAAAACTCCTTGACCGGGCAGCCCATCGGTGGAGGAAAAGGCGGATCTGACTTCGACCCTAAAGGAAAATCAGATCAGGAAATCATGCGTTTTGTCCAAAGCTTTATGACGGAACTATCTAAACATATTGGTCCGGACATTGATGTTCCTGCCGGGGATATCGGTGTTGGCCCACGTGAAATTGGCTATATGTTTGGCCAATACAAAAAGCTTCGCGGTGCTTATGAAGCAGGTGTGTTAACCGGTAAGGGGCCAGGCTATGGAGGAAGTTTAGCACGTACTGAAGCGACAGGATATGGAACGGTCTATTTTGTAGAAGAAATGCTTAAAACGAAAGCGTTAAGTTTTGCCGGAAAAACAGTAGTCGTCTCCGGGTCTGGTAATGTTTCAATCTTTGCCATGGAAAAAGCCCAACAGCTTGGCGCCAAAGTAGTCGCATGCAGTGACTCTGGCGGATACATCTACGATGAAAATGGTCTTAACCTGGAAACTGTGAAACGACTGAAAATCGATCGCAATGAACGAATTAAACAATATATTGATGAGCATCCAAACGCCTATTACTTTGATAACTGTCATAATATTTGGTCTATCCCTTGCGACATTGCTCTGCCCTGTGCAACTCAAAATGAGATTGATGCTAAAGCAGCAGCTGTTCTTGTTTCAAACGGGGTAACTGCTGTCGGTGAAGGGGCAAATATGCCTTCTACTCTTGATGCGATTGAAGTTTTTCGTAACAATGACGTGCTGTTCGCACCGGCAAAAGCAGCAAATGCCGGCGGGGTAGCTGTATCAGCCCTCGAAATGGCTCAAAATAGTGCACGCCTCTCCTGGTCTTTTGAAGAAGTGGATGCACGCTTGTACGAAATAATGGTTAACATTCATGAAAACAGTGTGAAAGCAGCAGAAGAGTACGGGCATCAAGGGAACCTTGTAATAGGTGCTAATATCGCTGGGTTCATTAGAGTAGCAGATGCTATGGTCATGCAAGGAGTATAAAAAATATTACAAATTGAATAAGCAGCAGGAAATGGTGCGACTTGGTTTCCGAAAGATTGCGTGCCATCCCTTCCATTGACGTGGGTTCATTGATTAGAAGCCCGCGTCATTTTAATTTTCACCAAAAGTGCAGATAAAATATTGTGTCTAGTTTCTATGCGTAATATTCATACACTTTGTCGTATTGATGATTCAGTATAAACCGGTACACTTAAGGTGTATCCATATGCTGGGTCATTTACTATTACAAAGGAGTGGTATGGATGACAAGGAAAGAACAGTTAGCAAATGTGGGCACTCGATCTGTATGGGCTGGTGAAAAGAAATACCTGGTTCATGGTGCCACACAAGTTCCTGTTGTTCATAGTGTATCTTTTGGCTACGACGATATGGACCATTGGTTTCAAGTCGCGACCGGCAAAGAAGAGGGCCATATTTATGGCAGGAATACCAATCCGACAGTTCAAGCATTTGAGGATAAAGTTAAAGATCTGGAAGATGCCAAAGCAGTTACAAGTTTTTCAACTGGAATGGCAGCGATCAGCAATGCACTGGCGGCGGTATTAGTTCCCGGGGACCGGATCGTTTCCATCAAAGACACGTATGGCGGGACGAACAAAATCTTTTCTGAATTTTTACCGAAACTCAATATGGATGTCACGTTATGTGAGACGGGAAATCATGAAGCAATGGAGGCCGAGGTAAGGAAAGGCTGTAAACTTCTTTATTTAGAGACCCCTACGAATCCAACAGTTAAAATCACAGATATCGAACGAATGGTAAAGGTCGCCCATGAGGTAGGTGCACTTGTGTTTGTCGACAATACCTTCGCCACACCTATACTACAAAATCCGCTTGAATTTGGAGTTGATCTTGTACTTCATAGTGCAACGAAGTTCTTAGGCGGCCATGCAGATGCTCTTGGAGGAGTGGTCTGTAGTAATGACGAAGATTTAGTGGAGAGAATTTATCACTATCGTGAAATCAACGGTGCAAGCCTTGATCCGATGGCAGCCTATTTACTTCTTAGAGGCATGAAAACACTCCATTTACGAATTAAGCAACAGTGTGAAAGCGCAGAGAAAATTGCCCATTTCTTACAACAACACGAAAAAATTGAGGCCGTATTCTACCCTGGATTAGAAACACACTCAAATCATGAAATTGCCAAAAAACAAATGCGAGGATTCGGCGGGATGCTAAGCTTTGCTGTCAAAGGTGAGTTAGATGCGGTTCGTCAATTTTTACCACGTTTAACCTATGCCAATAAGGCTGCAAACCTCGGTGCGGTTGAAACAACTGTTGGTCCTGCTCGAACAACAAGTCATATAGAAAATACACCTGAAGAACGC encodes the following:
- a CDS encoding cystathionine gamma-synthase family protein; amino-acid sequence: MTRKEQLANVGTRSVWAGEKKYLVHGATQVPVVHSVSFGYDDMDHWFQVATGKEEGHIYGRNTNPTVQAFEDKVKDLEDAKAVTSFSTGMAAISNALAAVLVPGDRIVSIKDTYGGTNKIFSEFLPKLNMDVTLCETGNHEAMEAEVRKGCKLLYLETPTNPTVKITDIERMVKVAHEVGALVFVDNTFATPILQNPLEFGVDLVLHSATKFLGGHADALGGVVCSNDEDLVERIYHYREINGASLDPMAAYLLLRGMKTLHLRIKQQCESAEKIAHFLQQHEKIEAVFYPGLETHSNHEIAKKQMRGFGGMLSFAVKGELDAVRQFLPRLTYANKAANLGAVETTVGPARTTSHIENTPEERAALGIPEGLVRYSVGIEDVDDLIHDLEQALSYINLPEKMK
- the gdhA gene encoding NADP-specific glutamate dehydrogenase, coding for MAIQGELKNPETQVAEKYVEKVLEKVKQRSPHEPEFHQAAEEALHSLVPVLAKKPEYMEHGILERLVEPERVISFQVPWTDDHGKVQVNRGFRVQFNSAIGPYKGGIRFHPSVNSSIVKFLGFEQIFKNSLTGQPIGGGKGGSDFDPKGKSDQEIMRFVQSFMTELSKHIGPDIDVPAGDIGVGPREIGYMFGQYKKLRGAYEAGVLTGKGPGYGGSLARTEATGYGTVYFVEEMLKTKALSFAGKTVVVSGSGNVSIFAMEKAQQLGAKVVACSDSGGYIYDENGLNLETVKRLKIDRNERIKQYIDEHPNAYYFDNCHNIWSIPCDIALPCATQNEIDAKAAAVLVSNGVTAVGEGANMPSTLDAIEVFRNNDVLFAPAKAANAGGVAVSALEMAQNSARLSWSFEEVDARLYEIMVNIHENSVKAAEEYGHQGNLVIGANIAGFIRVADAMVMQGV